ATAATTGCTTAGAAAACCCTGGTATTCAATTGGCAGTTGCCTGTTTTTCCTTTTCCCTTGGTCCCGAAAATAAATATTCTACCGTTTGCGTCAGTCCTTCCAGCAAGCCGGTCTGCGGTTTCCAACCCAGTTCCTCATAAGCCTTGCTGCAATCAAGTAAACTATACTTGATATCTCCTTGTCGTTCTTTGTCAATCATCAGAGGAAGTGATATACCGGTAACAGTTTGAAGCAGTTCATACAAATCGGCCGTATAAACTCCCTGACCGCTTCCAATGTGAACAATGGTTTGCTGACCCTCGGTCAATGCAAGCACGTTAGCCTTCGCCACATCTTTTACATATACATAATCTCTCAACGTGCCTCGGGGCATATCATCATATGTATACAGAGTCGAAGGTTGCCCGGTGAGCAAATTGTGCAAAAAGACAGGAATAACCCCGCATTCCCCTTCCGCAATCTGCCGCGCTCCGTATACATTTGCATAACGGAGGATTACATAAGTTGTCCTGTGTATTTCCGCATACAGATGTATGTATTTTTCACTGATATATTTTGTAATGGCATAAGGTGATTGAAAGGAGGGAAAGGCTTGTTCACTGGTTGGATAACTAAGCGCATTTCCTGACAAAGCCCCCCCTGAGGAAGCAAATATGATCCTCTGTACCTTGTACTCCACGGAAAGTTGCAGGATATTCATCAGCCCCAATATGTTGATGTCTGCATCCAGCATAGGATCTTCCCAGGACTTGGGGACCGATTTTTGTGCGGCATGATGGTTCACAATATCAGGACGTTCCTCATCAAAAACCCGGTTTAATTCCTTTGATCGAATATCTACCTGATAAAACTTGGCTTTTGGGTGTACATTAAGCAGGGTTCCCGTACTAAGAATATCCACTACAACTACTTCATAACCTTCCTGAATATAGGCATCCACTACATGAGATCCGATGAATCCGGCTCCGCCTGTTACTAATATTTTCACTTTCTTCACCTCAACCGTTTATTCCCACAACTAGTTGTATTGTATTAGGCCTTGCTGCAGTTTAGACTCATTTCTCAAATTCTTTGAAAAGATTTCTTACTTCCGTCCTATTTTTTAAGTTTAGGCATATTTAATAATTGATTCAAATTATAACTATATATTGACGATGAACACATTTAAACAATAAATTACGCTCTAAATGGCTAGGTTTTTTACAAATTGATTACTTATTCATCATCGTTTTATTTTGAATTTTTCATCAAATGGGGCTATATGCTTACATAAAAGCGGTACTAGGAATATTTCATAGATTCGTGCATAAAGTGTAGTACAAAAAACTTGTACATCTGCTGGACGGACGGTAGGACCTTGGTCCTGTGCATGGTTCAGCCAAGAAGAAGGAGTTCGTTATGCATGGACATTGAAATATCCCAAATTGTAAGAGCAGTGAAAAAGCGTGTTTGGTGGATTGTTTTGGGAGTTATTGTGGCAGTTGGCACTGCAGCTTTCTTCAGCTTCGTATGGATGACTCCCCGGTATGAGGCTAAAACCACTCTGCTTGTAAGAAGCCAACAAACGGAAAATCAGGTTAGTATGGCAGACCTGACAACAGCACAGCGTCTGGTTTCTACTTACGGGGAGATCATCAAAAGCAGGAAGGTTGCAGAAAAGGTAATCGAACAGGGCAAACTTCCCTGGAGCTCTGATGAGTTGATCGGACGAATCCGGTTTCAGGCAAGCGGGGATTCGCTCGTTACAACGGTATATGTAGAAGATCAGGAGGCAAGAAGAGCGTCCGAGACTGCCAATTTGGTTGCGGAAACCTTCATTACTTATATCCATGAGGTTTTCAAAGTGGATCATGTTTCCATTCTGGACAAAGCGGATCCGAATGGACCGCTAACCCCTATACGCCCCAAACCTTTCTTGAATATGCTGTTGGCATTTCTGGCGTCCATAGTTCTGGGCATATTGGTTGCAGTTTTATCCGAAGTGCTGGACCGTACCTTTAAAACAGAGCAGGAAGTGGAACGGTTCCTCGGTATACCTGTTCTCGCGACAGTACCAAGAGTGAAGTTTAAAACCGGCAGAAAAAAGACGGACATAAAAAAGAAAAGGAGGGAAGCCAGAAGTGAGAGCACGGAAGCCGGTCAGACATCTGTTTTGCCTTGATCATTCAAAATCAATTGCAGCCGAAGTATTTCGAACGCTGCGGACAAATATCAGGTATACGGGTTTAAGCCGACCGATTCATTCGCTTGTCATCACAAGTTCCCTGCCGGGAGAAGGAAAGTCTACAGTAGCAGCAAATCTGGCTGTGGCCATGGCACAAGAAAAAAAACGGATTTTGCTGGTAGA
This Paenibacillus larvae subsp. larvae DNA region includes the following protein-coding sequences:
- a CDS encoding NAD-dependent epimerase/dehydratase family protein encodes the protein MKILVTGGAGFIGSHVVDAYIQEGYEVVVVDILSTGTLLNVHPKAKFYQVDIRSKELNRVFDEERPDIVNHHAAQKSVPKSWEDPMLDADINILGLMNILQLSVEYKVQRIIFASSGGALSGNALSYPTSEQAFPSFQSPYAITKYISEKYIHLYAEIHRTTYVILRYANVYGARQIAEGECGVIPVFLHNLLTGQPSTLYTYDDMPRGTLRDYVYVKDVAKANVLALTEGQQTIVHIGSGQGVYTADLYELLQTVTGISLPLMIDKERQGDIKYSLLDCSKAYEELGWKPQTGLLEGLTQTVEYLFSGPREKEKQATAN
- a CDS encoding YveK family protein → MDIEISQIVRAVKKRVWWIVLGVIVAVGTAAFFSFVWMTPRYEAKTTLLVRSQQTENQVSMADLTTAQRLVSTYGEIIKSRKVAEKVIEQGKLPWSSDELIGRIRFQASGDSLVTTVYVEDQEARRASETANLVAETFITYIHEVFKVDHVSILDKADPNGPLTPIRPKPFLNMLLAFLASIVLGILVAVLSEVLDRTFKTEQEVERFLGIPVLATVPRVKFKTGRKKTDIKKKRREARSESTEAGQTSVLP